In Rhizobium sp. BG4, the genomic stretch ACAACCCACCGGAAGATGTCAACGTTATCGTTGAGGTTCCGGTCGGCGGCCATCCCATCAAGTACGAAATGGACAAGGACGCCGGCACCCTCGTCGTCGACCGCTTCTTGTACACGCCGATGACCTATCCGGGTAACTACGGCTTCGTGCCGCACACACTGTCGGAAGACGGCGACCCGATTGACGTGCTGATCGCCAGCACCCGTCCGCTGGTTCCGGGCTGTGTCATCAACGTGCGCCCGATCGGCGTTCTGATGATGGAAGACAATTCCGGCAAGGACGAGAAGATCATTGCCGTTCCGTCGCCGAAGCTGACGCTGCGCTACGAGAAGGTGAAGGAATATACCGATCTTCCCGACATTACGCTGAAGCAGATCGAGCACTTCTTCGAGCACTACAAGGATCTGGAGCCTGGCAAGTGGGTGAAGATCTTCGGCTGGAAAGGTTCGAAGGAAGCCGGCGAACTCATTCTCGAAGCCGTCGAGCGCGCCAAGAAGGTAAAGTAAGCTCAGGCTTTCGTAAAGGCTTTCAGCTTTTCGATCAGATCCTCCGTATCGCCTTCGATGCGGAGGATTTTTTTGCGCGATGTTTCGCCGGAAATGAAGGCGACGGCCGATTTCGGCACGCGCAGAGATTTAGCGAGAAGGGCGATCAGCGCCTTATTCGCCTTGCCGTCTTCCGGCACGGCGCTGACGCGCGCCTTCAGCTGTCCCTCGCCGTCCAATCCATCGATCGCGTCGCGGCCGCCATTCGGGGTCAGCCGCACCGTCAGCCTGAGATGACCGTCATGAACGGTCCAGGCGGAGCTCACGCCACCAGCGGGAAAATGGTGTTCCACATGAAGGAGCGCAGGAAGAAGATGATCAGCAGCAGGATGATCGGCGAGATGTCGATGCCGCCGAGATTGGGCAGCACGCGGCGGATCGGGCGCAGCACCGGTTCGGTGACATTGTAGAGGAACATCCCAACCGAGTTGACGAACTGGTTGCTGGAATTGATGACGTTGAAGGCGTAGAGCCAGGAGAAAATGGCACTCGCAATAAGCACCCAAGTGTAAAGATTCAAAGCCAAATCAATGGTTTGAAAAAGGGCAATCATCGTCGTCTCCAGTTCGTTGTTGACAGACATGTAGCTATTGGCGACTAAACGGGCAAGTGCCGTGTCTTAACGCGCGGTGAATCATGTTTAATGGGCGCGTTTGAACTGTACCGCGCGGCCCGATTTCCTTGGTTGCCCCCAATGTCTTTCTCGTCCACCGGAGACCGTTTTGCCGCGTTCCGGCATTCTTCCTACACCCGGTTCTTCTTCGCGAAGTTTCTGCTTTCCTTTTCGCAGCAGATCCTCAGTGTCGCGGTCGGCTGGCAGATGTATGACCAGACGCGGAGCGCCATCTATCTCGGCCTGATCGGCCTGGTACAGTTCCTGCCGTCGCTGCTGTTGATCCTGATCACGGGATCGGTCGCCGATCGCTACAATCGCCGCGCCATCGCTTCGATATGCTCGCTGGTCAGCGCTCTTTGCACGCTGGCGCTGCTGATCATGACGGTGACGGGCACTTTCTCGCCGATCCCGGTTTTCATCGTGCTGTTGGTTTTCGGCATCGAGCGCGCCTTTGCAGCACCTGCCGTGCAATCGCTGGCGCCGAACTTGGTGCCGGAGAAGGATCTCTCCAACGCGATAGCCTGGAACTCCTCCTCCTGGCAGCTGGCGGCGATCACCGGCCCGGTGCTCGGAGGTCTGCTCTACGGCGTCGGCGCGACGACGGCCTACACGGTCTCGGTCATCTTCGCGGTGCTTGGCGCTATCCTGCTCTTCATGATCCCGAAGCCCGCCCAGCACAGCGCCGGCGAAGCAAAGAGCTGGGACATGATCCTCGGCGGCTTCCGCTTCATCAAGGCGGACAAGGTGGTGCTCGGCGCGATCTCGCTCGACCTGTTTGCCGTGCTGCTCGGCGGCGCTACGGCGCTGATGCCGATCTATGCGCGCGATATCCTGACGCTAGGTCCCTGGGGGCTCGGTCTTCTGCGCTCGGCGCCCGGCGTCGGCGCGATCGTGATGGCGCTGTTCCTGGCAGCCTATCCGATGAAACACCGGGCTGGATTCTATATGTTCATGGGCGTCGGCCTGTTTGGTATCGCGACGATCGTCTTCGGCGTCTCGACCCACACCTGGACCTCGATCGCCGCGCTGGCGATCATGGGGGCCGCAGACATGATCTCGGTCTATGTGCGCGAGAGCCTGATCGCGCTCTGGACGCCGGACGAGCTGCGCGGTCGTGTCAACGCCGTCAACATGGTCTTCGTCGGTGCATCGAACGAGCTCGGCGAGTTCCGGGCAGGCACGATGGCGCATACCTTCGGCGCGGTGCCTGCCGTTGTCATCGGTGGTCTGGGGACACTTGCCGTTTCGGTGATCTGGGCGATGAGCTTCCGCCAGCTGCGGCAGATCGATACGCTCGATGCACCTATGCGCTCAGCGTCGCCGGCATAGAGAGCGGCGCGCCTTTCGCCGTCTTGCCCTCAAAGACGATATCGAGGAACTCGTTCAGCCACGCCTTCAGCGGCGCATCAAAGAGCATGCGTCCCTCAAGGTGCTCGCGGCCCTGCTGGGCGTTCGGTAGGATAAAGCGGTGGGCGCCGTGGACGACCCAGCGGTGCATCATCACCCGCGTCAGCTCGGCATGAAACTGCAGCGCCCAGGCGTTCTTGTTGTAGCGGAAAGCCTGGTTCGGATAGGCATCACCTTCCGCCAGCAGCTCGGCGCCACGCGGCAGATCGAAGCCTTCGCGGTGGAAGTGATAGACCATCTTCGGCCAGTGCATCAGCAGCCGGCCCTTTTCCGTCGGGCGCAGCGGATACCAGCCGATCTCCGTCGAACCGTCGGGGTTTGATTGCACCTTGCCGCCGAGATGGCGCACCAGCATCTGGGCGCCGAGGCAGATGCCGAGGAACGGACGGTTTTCCTTGAGCGGCACGTCGAGCCAGTTGATCTCCGCCTTGACGAAATCTTCCGGGTCGTTGGCGCTCATCGGGCCGCCGAAGACGACGGCGCCGGCATGTCCGTCAAGCGTCGACGGCAGCTTGTCGCCCAGCACCGGACGGCGCATGTCGAGGCTGTAGCCCTTCTCGACCAGCAGCTGGCCGACGCGGCCGGGGCTGGATTGTTCCTGATGCAGGACGATGAGGACGGGTCGCTTGTCGCGTTTTACCGGGCGCTCAATCTGCATCGTCTTGCACCACGACCGTATCGGTCACCCGGGCGGCGGCCTCCTGGCGCTTCTGGATGCGCTCGCGGGAGGAGACGCCGAGCAGATCGGCGATCCGCCAGATGACGTGATCCTCCATCTCGCTGCGCTCGCCATCGGCATAGACGATGTCCCAGAGGATGCCGATCAGCTCGAGCCGCTGCTCGGTGTTCAGATGGCGTTTCAGGTCGGAGGTGAAGCGATAGTAGTCGACGGCGCTGCTTTCGGCCTCGAGGCCAGCGGCGATCACGGCATCGAGCTGCTTGCCGTCGAGCCCGTACTGCTCCTTCAGCAGCTTGCGCAGCCGCTTCTTCTCGCTGTCCTTGATCTGGCCGTCGGCTTCCATGACCTGCATGCAGAGCGCGGCAACGGCAATGCGCGGGTCATCGGGATCGAAACCCTTCCTGCTCCCGTCTGCCGTGAGGTTGTGGAAGAATGCCTGAAAGCGTTCGAACATGCGGTTTTCGTTCCATCTCAGAAAAGGCGGAGCCGTGTCTTGGGTTCCGTATCCACCTTGGTGTCGCGAACGCCTGGATCATCAGGCATTCCATAATATGGTTTCGGTTCGGGCGGGCGTGAAGGGGAGGCCGCCTCGGCAGGCTTGGGCGCCGGAGCGGGCTTCGGAGGGGCCGCGGGTGCCGGGGCCGGGCGAACGGCTTCGGCGATCGTTGCGGCGCGTTCCAGCTCGATGATGCGGTGATCGCTCGCCGGTGCTTCCTGGCGATGTTCGCGAACTGGCGGCAATGTTTTGAGTGCCGTGTCGATCGACGTGGCAGAGCCTTCCTCGACCGGGCCTTCCAGCTGGCCGAACGGCGCCTTCCACTCGAAGGCGTCGAGACGGCCGGTGACCGGCGAGAGCGGCAACCACTTGTCGGAAACGAAGCCATCGGCCACCCAGGCCGGATCACGCGACGCCTTCAGCGCCTGCGCCAGCCAATGGCGCACACGGCCCTGATCGCCGGTCTCGGCCTCCTCGATATCGGCAAGCAGCAGGAAAGCGGCTTCGCGTGGCTGCATGCGGGCGGCTGCTTCCGCCTTGGCGCGGGCCTTGGCGAAGTTTTGCGCGTCGAGAGCGGCTTGCGCGACGACGAGCAGCGACTCGACATTGTTCGGGCGGATGGCTTCCAGCTTGTCGGCACGTTTCAGCCGGTCGATCACGGAATCACCGCTGCGGGCCAGCACATAGACGCGGCCGATCTCGGGATGCGGATTGGTCTTCCAGGCCTGTTCAAGGATCGAGGCCGCCTTGCGCAGCTTGTCTTCGCGGAAAAGCGCCTTTGCGGCAATGATCGCGGCCGGTTCGAAATCGGCGATCAGCTTCAGCGCATGCAGGGCATCGTCGCGGGCGCCTGCCGGATCGCGGTCCAGCTTGTCGCCGGCGCGTGCCGTCAAAAGCACGGCGCGCAGGCGGTCACCGTCATGCTTGTCGACGACGCGGGCGGCTTTCTGCTGGTCGAGCAGGCGGATCGCATCGTCCCAGCGTCCGGCCTGGCTGCGGGATTCCAGGGTCGCCTGAGCGGCCCAGGGGAGATAGGGCGCGTTGTCAGCAGCCTCCTCGGCATATTGGCGGGCAGCTTCGTTGGCGCCAAGGCGCTTGGCTTCGAAATAGAGGCCGCGGAGGCCGAGCTCGCGGGTTTCGGGATCGTTGGCCATGGCTTCGAACTTGGCGCGGGCCTCGTCGTGGCGGCCTTCGATCAATGCTGCCTGTGCTTCCAGGAGATTGATCAGCGGTTCCTGATCGGCGCGGATGAGACCGCGCGAACGGGCCGCCATCTTGCGGGCGAGAAGCGCATTGCCGGCGCCGGCGGCAATCAGGCCGGTCGAGAGCGCCTGATAGCCGCGGTCACGCTTGCGGGCGCGGAAATAGCGGGTGACGGAATGCGGCGAGGTCCAGATCGTGCGGATCAGCCACCAGCCGATCATCACGAGAGCAATGAGCGCGATCAGGCCGCTGGCGGCAACGATCAGCTTGGTCTGGTAGAGCTGGCCTTCCCAGATCAGCGACAGGTCGCCGGGACGATCGGCAAGCCAGGAGAAGCCGTAGCCAAGAACGAGAACGAGCAGGGCGAAGATGACGAGCTTGATCATCGGTCAGCCCTCCTTGCCGGCGCCGGATACGGCCTTCGAGAGCGCTCCGCTGACAAGGTCTTCGACACGGATACGGGCTTCGAGCGACTGCTTGAAGGCGGCCGATGCCTGCTTGGCTGCGGGCGGCAGGTCGTTCCATTCGTTGGCGGCGCCCGGCAGGTCACCGTTCTTCACCTTGTCTTCCATGCGGGCGGCGATCGCCTCGACGCTTTCGCCCTCGATGTTGCCGACGGGGCGGACGCTGACCAGCGACTTGGCACTCGACATCAGCCGGTCGGACCAGCTCTGATCCGGGTTCGCCTGGTTTACGGCCTCAACAGCCGACGTAGCGACATCGGGAACCTGGCGGATCAGCTCGGCACGCGAGGGAACGCCTGTCTGCGCGAAGTTGCGCAGATCCTTGACGGCGGGATCGTCAGGCGCGACGCCCGCGAATGTATCGAGTTCGGCGGTGAACGGTCCGCCACGATCGATCGCCGCTTTCAACGCTGCTGCGGCGATTGCCTGCGCGACGGCCACATCCTGGCGCGGTTCGTTGAGCTTCTTCTCGGCTTCGTCGAGACGCTTGGTAATGTCGGCGCCGTTTGACGCCTGCTGTTCGGAGGCCTGGGTGAGCGAGCTCTGGAGCTTAGCCACCTCAGCGGTGAGATCGGCGATCTTCTGGTTGAGAGCCTCGGTCGCAGCCGGGTCGCCGGGCTGGGCAGCCGCGGGCGTCTTGGCGGCGGCCTCCAGGGCGGCGATGCGCTTGTCGAGAGCGTCGTCATCAGGATTGCGCGCGGCTGCGAGATTGGCGATCGACTGCTTCAGGCCGTCGATCTCGGCCGAAAGCTCGCTGTTCTGTTCCGTCTGCGCCGGTTGCTGCGCGGAGCCGGGGAGATAGCCTGCATATTGGATGGCGCCGGCTCCCGCGAGCGCAACGAGGCCGCCGAAAATGCCGGCGGCGATCAGGCCCGAGGTGTTGCCGCCGCGCTGTTGTTGGGGCGGCGGCGACATGGCCGATTCGGTGTGGCGGGGCGCTGGTTCTTCGGCCGGAGCTTCGGGTGCCGATGGCTCTTCGGTGTGTACCGGTTCTTCTACCGCCGCTGCGGCCGATGCGTCTTCCGAAGGCGTCGCTTCCAGCGTTTCCTTCAGCTCATTTGCCGCCTGCTCGTCGGTATCGGCTGCGGCATCGGCAGGGGTGGAGGCGGTATCCTCCTGCTTGGCAAATTCCTGCGCTTCCAGATCGATGGTGACCGGCTTGTCGGTTCTCTTCGAATGGCGTGGCGGGTTTCCCGATACCATGAGGCCCTCATATTTCCTGCATTGCAACGAAACTAGTCAGTGATCCCAGTTAAGGAAAGAGGTTAGATCAAATTTGGGCGGCTAACGCCTTCAAAGAAGCGACAAAAGACTTTGCTCATCCGGCATTGCCGCAATGCGAAGATTTTTCTGCAGCTCGGCCGGAACGGCGGCTGCAACGGCCTCGCTGAGGCAGAGAATGCGGGTGGCGGTCAGCCATTCCGGTAAAGGATTGAAAAATCGGAACAAGGCGATTGCCGTCTCGCGGGAATAGAGAAGGATGACATCCGGCGGCGACTGCTGCATCGTCTCGCGGGCATCGCAGCCCGGAGCAATCTGCTCCATGCGGTAGCATTCGGCGGTGGTCAGCTTGAGGCCGAGCTCGGTGGCGCGCTTTTCGAAGGTTTCCGCCCGCGGTCTTCCGGCGAGATAGGTGACAGCGCCGGTGGTCTCGGCAGCGATCAATTCTGCGAGATCGCCGCCATCGCCGGAGGCTGCCTTGACCGTGACGAAGCCTGCAGCGATTGCCGCTTCGGCCGTGGCGTTGCCGACGGCATAGAGAGGGCGACGGAGGCGGGGTGGCAGCGACGCGGCTTGGTCAGAGAGCGCCCGGATGGCTTCGGCACTGGTGATGGCGATCGGGCCCGATGTCTGCGCAAGGGCGGCCATTGCCGCTGCGCCGTCATGCACAGGTTCGGAGAGCGGCATCATCACGGCCTCATGGCCGCGTTCGCGCAATCGCCGTGCCGTTCGTTCCCCCTGACGCTGCGGGCGGGTGACGAGCACGCGCATGGAGGACTAGCTCCAGTCGTCGAAGAAGGTGGTTCCGGCGCGGGCGCGGACGTCTTGCCCGGCGCGGGCGCCGAGTGCTGCGGCATCGCGGCGGTTGCCGTCGATCGAGATCGCATGCTGGTGGCGGCCATCCGGGGTGATGATCAGGCCGGAGAACTTGATCTGGTCGCCTTCGCAAATCGCGTAGCCGCCGATCGGCGTTCGACAGGAGCCATCGAGGGCGCCGAGGAAGGCGCGCTCGCAGGAGACAGCGTCGAAGGTCGCGGGGTCGTTGATCGCTGCCAGCAGATTATCGATGCGCTCGTCGCCGATGCGGCTTTCGATCGCGATCGCGCCCTGTGCGGGTGCGGGCGGGAAAGTGTCGGGGTCGAGAATGTCGGTGAGCACGTCGACCTTGCCAAGGCGCTTGAGGCCGGCGAGCGCCAAAAGCGTAGCATCGACCTGGCCTTCGGCGAGCTTGCGCAGCCGGGTATCGACAAGGCCGCGAAAAGTGATGACGTTGATATCGGGCCGCATGCGGCGGATCAGCGCCTGGCGGCGCAGCGACGAGGAGCCGACGGTGGCGCCATGCGGCAGGTCGATCAGCTTCGGCGCGGTGCGGCCGACGACGGCATCGCGGATGTCTTCGCGCGGCAGGTAGGCGGAGAGGTAGAGGCCTTCGGGCAGAACGGTCGGCATGTCCTTGGCTGAGTGGACGGCGAAATCCAGTTCGCCGAGCGCCAGTTTTTCTTCCAGTTCCTGGGTGAAAAGCCCCTTGCCGCCGATCTCGGCGAGAGAGCGGTCGGTGATGCGGTCGCCTGTCGT encodes the following:
- the ppa gene encoding inorganic diphosphatase, which encodes MRIDAISIGNNPPEDVNVIVEVPVGGHPIKYEMDKDAGTLVVDRFLYTPMTYPGNYGFVPHTLSEDGDPIDVLIASTRPLVPGCVINVRPIGVLMMEDNSGKDEKIIAVPSPKLTLRYEKVKEYTDLPDITLKQIEHFFEHYKDLEPGKWVKIFGWKGSKEAGELILEAVERAKKVK
- a CDS encoding DUF167 domain-containing protein, whose translation is MSSAWTVHDGHLRLTVRLTPNGGRDAIDGLDGEGQLKARVSAVPEDGKANKALIALLAKSLRVPKSAVAFISGETSRKKILRIEGDTEDLIEKLKAFTKA
- a CDS encoding YggT family protein, which produces MIALFQTIDLALNLYTWVLIASAIFSWLYAFNVINSSNQFVNSVGMFLYNVTEPVLRPIRRVLPNLGGIDISPIILLLIIFFLRSFMWNTIFPLVA
- a CDS encoding MFS transporter, with the protein product MSFSSTGDRFAAFRHSSYTRFFFAKFLLSFSQQILSVAVGWQMYDQTRSAIYLGLIGLVQFLPSLLLILITGSVADRYNRRAIASICSLVSALCTLALLIMTVTGTFSPIPVFIVLLVFGIERAFAAPAVQSLAPNLVPEKDLSNAIAWNSSSWQLAAITGPVLGGLLYGVGATTAYTVSVIFAVLGAILLFMIPKPAQHSAGEAKSWDMILGGFRFIKADKVVLGAISLDLFAVLLGGATALMPIYARDILTLGPWGLGLLRSAPGVGAIVMALFLAAYPMKHRAGFYMFMGVGLFGIATIVFGVSTHTWTSIAALAIMGAADMISVYVRESLIALWTPDELRGRVNAVNMVFVGASNELGEFRAGTMAHTFGAVPAVVIGGLGTLAVSVIWAMSFRQLRQIDTLDAPMRSASPA
- a CDS encoding glutamine amidotransferase, with amino-acid sequence MQIERPVKRDKRPVLIVLHQEQSSPGRVGQLLVEKGYSLDMRRPVLGDKLPSTLDGHAGAVVFGGPMSANDPEDFVKAEINWLDVPLKENRPFLGICLGAQMLVRHLGGKVQSNPDGSTEIGWYPLRPTEKGRLLMHWPKMVYHFHREGFDLPRGAELLAEGDAYPNQAFRYNKNAWALQFHAELTRVMMHRWVVHGAHRFILPNAQQGREHLEGRMLFDAPLKAWLNEFLDIVFEGKTAKGAPLSMPATLSA
- a CDS encoding TerB family tellurite resistance protein yields the protein MFERFQAFFHNLTADGSRKGFDPDDPRIAVAALCMQVMEADGQIKDSEKKRLRKLLKEQYGLDGKQLDAVIAAGLEAESSAVDYYRFTSDLKRHLNTEQRLELIGILWDIVYADGERSEMEDHVIWRIADLLGVSSRERIQKRQEAAARVTDTVVVQDDAD
- a CDS encoding heme biosynthesis protein HemY, with the protein product MIKLVIFALLVLVLGYGFSWLADRPGDLSLIWEGQLYQTKLIVAASGLIALIALVMIGWWLIRTIWTSPHSVTRYFRARKRDRGYQALSTGLIAAGAGNALLARKMAARSRGLIRADQEPLINLLEAQAALIEGRHDEARAKFEAMANDPETRELGLRGLYFEAKRLGANEAARQYAEEAADNAPYLPWAAQATLESRSQAGRWDDAIRLLDQQKAARVVDKHDGDRLRAVLLTARAGDKLDRDPAGARDDALHALKLIADFEPAAIIAAKALFREDKLRKAASILEQAWKTNPHPEIGRVYVLARSGDSVIDRLKRADKLEAIRPNNVESLLVVAQAALDAQNFAKARAKAEAAARMQPREAAFLLLADIEEAETGDQGRVRHWLAQALKASRDPAWVADGFVSDKWLPLSPVTGRLDAFEWKAPFGQLEGPVEEGSATSIDTALKTLPPVREHRQEAPASDHRIIELERAATIAEAVRPAPAPAAPPKPAPAPKPAEAASPSRPPEPKPYYGMPDDPGVRDTKVDTEPKTRLRLF
- a CDS encoding COG4223 family protein, whose protein sequence is MVSGNPPRHSKRTDKPVTIDLEAQEFAKQEDTASTPADAAADTDEQAANELKETLEATPSEDASAAAAVEEPVHTEEPSAPEAPAEEPAPRHTESAMSPPPQQQRGGNTSGLIAAGIFGGLVALAGAGAIQYAGYLPGSAQQPAQTEQNSELSAEIDGLKQSIANLAAARNPDDDALDKRIAALEAAAKTPAAAQPGDPAATEALNQKIADLTAEVAKLQSSLTQASEQQASNGADITKRLDEAEKKLNEPRQDVAVAQAIAAAALKAAIDRGGPFTAELDTFAGVAPDDPAVKDLRNFAQTGVPSRAELIRQVPDVATSAVEAVNQANPDQSWSDRLMSSAKSLVSVRPVGNIEGESVEAIAARMEDKVKNGDLPGAANEWNDLPPAAKQASAAFKQSLEARIRVEDLVSGALSKAVSGAGKEG
- a CDS encoding uroporphyrinogen-III synthase, which gives rise to MRVLVTRPQRQGERTARRLRERGHEAVMMPLSEPVHDGAAAMAALAQTSGPIAITSAEAIRALSDQAASLPPRLRRPLYAVGNATAEAAIAAGFVTVKAASGDGGDLAELIAAETTGAVTYLAGRPRAETFEKRATELGLKLTTAECYRMEQIAPGCDARETMQQSPPDVILLYSRETAIALFRFFNPLPEWLTATRILCLSEAVAAAVPAELQKNLRIAAMPDEQSLLSLL
- the hemC gene encoding hydroxymethylbilane synthase; this encodes MQTKPFRIGTRGSPLALAQAHEARDRLMAAHGLPEEMFEIVVLTTTGDRITDRSLAEIGGKGLFTQELEEKLALGELDFAVHSAKDMPTVLPEGLYLSAYLPREDIRDAVVGRTAPKLIDLPHGATVGSSSLRRQALIRRMRPDINVITFRGLVDTRLRKLAEGQVDATLLALAGLKRLGKVDVLTDILDPDTFPPAPAQGAIAIESRIGDERIDNLLAAINDPATFDAVSCERAFLGALDGSCRTPIGGYAICEGDQIKFSGLIITPDGRHQHAISIDGNRRDAAALGARAGQDVRARAGTTFFDDWS